The following nucleotide sequence is from Triticum dicoccoides isolate Atlit2015 ecotype Zavitan chromosome 7B, WEW_v2.0, whole genome shotgun sequence.
TATTTTTGTATTTCATAATAGTAATTGTTCAGCCTTTGACTGACATATGGATGATATTTGTAATATATATCTTTCTTCCATATGACGGTAACATTATGATGAAGGTGGAACCATAGAGAGATGTGTATTTTTAATTGAGATATTTTCAGGAGTACCTTTGTGAAGCTGATATATCTTTCTTTTACAAGATATGTTGCACTTGCTTCATCTACATAGGCTGTCTGGAATGCCATGAGGCCGGGATTGGTGTAGGAAATCTTCAAAGCTATTATATTGGTCTCAAGAAACTTGCAATACATCAATGcattattatttttaatttttttgctgaCACCACAGCTACCACCTCTTCACTAAATGACAGAGGTTGCCAGCACCTGCACATGGAAAGATTTAATGTTATATTATGTCTACTAATCAATAAGGAGGGAGATCAAATTACTGCTCTCAAATATTCACCTGATTGATTTTGaaaagagggttaaaaaatggtgtTATGAATGAAGATGGATGGGGTTGAGGACTGGGAGAAAGATGTTGTATTGCAAGAAGAAGTTGGTTAAGAAGACTGACGATTATGAGAATGAAGGACACAAACTTTTGAATTAGACCAATTGCTTGATCGATCATTTTtgttctcttgaaaacgatatatggTCAATTTTAGTATTCTGATGTGATTGAAGAATATAGGAGGGACAAAGAGATGTGCTATTGCCAGGGACAGTTATGACTCTCTATTAAGGTATTCAGATATGATTCTCTATGGTCATGCTTCTCCTGTTCACCTGGAAGTTTATTGATGGGAGGGAAACCACTTCTGCTCTGATGATTTCTTGGAAGTTCAGGTTAAAACACTTTCGCTCTTAAAGTCTGTTTATCAATTCTTTGGATAACCTATTTAATGATTGGTTTTGATTTTCATACAGCTAGGTGAATTTACAATACAAGTCAGATTATTTGCGAGAGAATTTCATTCCCTAGAATCATTGTCATTCTTGTTGCCTACAAGGTACTTGAAGAAAATGCCCGAGACATATTTGAAGGAGTATAATTCAGCACTAAGCCTATTATTACAACGCTGGAATCTTTGTTGTGGTAGTTATGTCTCCAAATGCGTCGATCCCTATCGGCTACTAAAGTAAACTTATTTATTTTTTCTGTGTCGATTTCTATTGGCTTACTGATAGCTTATTTATTCTTTTCGAATTTTAATTCCTTGATCTTTGCCTCTGCCCATCTCCATATCACACAGAAGGTGCTCAGTGCAATGCATCATGCAGTGATTCCATGATAGGAATTAGGAACTGCTCATCATTTGAATGTTTCTACAATTTTCCTGCTTGTTAGAACATGTTTGATGTACTTACACATTAACAAAAATGACCTGTAACATTCATGAAAATATTTGGGTTTGGTCATCTACTTTTTACAGTTTATTTACTCATGAAGATAGCAGATGTTCCTGTTTTTAAATATAGTTATCTGTGCTTCCAGTTGGTAGAGATCAAAGTATTAACTCACCGATGTAGGGAAAAAGAGCTCTTTTATAGACACTACTAGCAGTGGATACAGGGTGAGCCTTTTTTAAATTGTTTGGGGGGGCTTGGGGGGCACAGCTGGGCCATTTTTTGCCCTTTTTGCATTGCCGGCAGAGAAAAAAGGCTCCTCGGggggcggctggagatgctctaagtataCAGTAGCATATTTGACAGATGAGCATTGGAAACTCTTCTAAATCTGTGTTTAGCATTTAACAATGAACTATGTAATTTAATCAATAGACTCACTTCAGTTGCCATGCTAACTGAAAATCTATAAGTCAAATGATGCGACTGTTAAGTGGAAGTTACTTATATTTTTTCTTACGTCACTTGAGAAGTTTCTTTTTAGCAAGCTTATTTAAGTGCAGCCGAAGTGTACTATGTTTTTTAGACGATCTCCATGTTTTCTATTGAGATCAGAGAGCGGCTGAAGTAGTGATGGGACTACACCATTTTTAGGTTCTGAAGGCAAAGCTTCTTACAGAGTTAGTCACATTTGTCAGTTCTGTGAGTAGAAGAAATCTTGATAGCTTGTTGCTTCTGCTCAGTGTGCTTGGTGCATAAATTGATTGCTTGCTGCAAATGTTGTTTAGTGTCCTATTTCATGGTAGCTGCGGATGCTATATATTTGGTGATTTTGTTGCCGGTATTTGGAGTGCTAGGAGAGTTTCTAAACTACTGTCACGGCATTATAGATAGGATAGTGAACCAATGTGACATATGTATAACATTTCATGCGAGATTCTTTGCAACAAACATCATGAGCGAGCGGTCCATATATTATTTTCATCAAGCCGTACAATTTTTTTGGTTAGGATAGAAGGGTTAACCGTTGTTGGTTGCTTCAAGAGTTAATAACGAGGGCCCTAGCGAGAAATGTCCTGTTAAGACGGGAATCCGAGCGGTAAGTGGAATGTCCGACAAGAAAGGTAAGTGTGCGTCGTGGGGTGGGGTTTTCGTGTTGGGACAGCATGTTGGGATAATATATGGGTTGGATTTNNNNNNNNNNNNNNNNNNNNNNNNNNNNNNNNNNNNNNNNNNNNNNNNNNNNNNNNNNNNNNNNNNNNNNNNNNNNNNNNNNNNNNNNNNNNNNNNNNNNNNNNNNNNNNNNNNNNNNNNNNNNNNNNNNNNNNNNNNNNNNNNNNNNNNNNNNNNNNNNNNNNNNNNNNNNNNNNNNNNNNNNNNNNNNNNNNNNNNNNNNNNNNNNNNNNNNNNNNNNNNNNNNNNNNNNNNNNNNNNNNNNNNNNNNNNNNNNNNNNNNNNNNNNNNNNNNNNNNNNNNNNNNNNNNNNNNNNNNNNNNNNNNNNNNNNNNNNNNNNNNNNNNNNNNNNNNNNNNNNNNNNNNNNNNNNNNNNNNNNNNNNNNNNNNNNNNNNNNNNNNNNNNNNNNNNNNNNNNNNNNNNNNNNNNNNNNGGAACTATCCAGACGGTTAAATTTTGTGGAGCTTGCTTAATGTCCTAACATGCTCGGATGTACGAGGAATAAGATTTGACCTTGGATATAACCATTTGTTTGATTTATTTGTATGCATTGTagtccgtagcaacgcacgggtgtACTACTAATATTACTCAATTTGTCAGTAGACCTAGCAAGGAGGTTTAAGCAAACATAAGTAGTGAAATCTTGAACCCTTTATAAAATTATAGAGTTGCCGCACACGCCACCAGGTTTCGCTCGATGGAATGGTTGCCGGCAAAAGTATACAAAGTGTGACCATGTTATGTATTAGGAGGAACAACCTTTAAGCCCCAGGCCACGTCTATGCAATGCTGCACCTGCGGCACGATCTTGCCGGTGTCCGCCCCCTGCTTGATCCTGCAGTCGTAGAACGGCGGCGCGTGGAAGCACGGCTCCATGGACACGTCCCGGCCGCAGGGCGGGTTGGGCACCACAGAGCCGTTGTCCGGCTTGAACATCACCCACGGCGTGAGGCCGCTGAGGCCCTGCGCCACGTACCCGAACGTCGACCCGCCGCTGGTGACCAGCACGTCGGTGAGGCTCAGCAGATATATCTCCGCCCACGCCTTGGTGTCGTGCGACCTGGCGCCGAAGTGCTGGTACTCCTCGTGGCTTGGCTGGTGCACGCCCACCGCCTCGCCGGTCACGGTCGCATGCTCCCAGTACATGCTCTTGAGCTTGTCGTAGTACCAGGCCTTCAGGGAGGTCACGAGGACGGCCTTGGACCTCCTCCGGAAAGGCGGCGACGTGGTGGCGGCGGGCGCTCCCGCGGTGAGCAGCTCCGGAAGCAGACCCTCCTTCTGCGCGCACGTGGTGATCTGCTCCAGGAGCTCCGGCGAGTTCGGGGCACTGCCGAAGACGCGCACCTGGATGCCGACCCGCTGGTGCGCCGCCGCGAGGTAGGCGTCGTGGTAGCGCGTGACGAGGCCCCAGACGTGGTTGCTGGGGTGGAACAGGTAGCGGCCGAGGTGGTGGAACACGGTGTCCGGCTCCGGGAAGAGCATGTCGAGCTCCTCCTGGAAGGCCATGACCAGGAACAGCCCCGGCACGATGTAGCTGTCCGTCCTCATCACCAACCACTGGATATCCCGGAGAACCCTCTGGTCCTCGTCGCAGTAGAATTGCTTGTCTTCCCCAGTGGCGTCGTGGTCGAGGTGAATGTACGCGAACGCCGGTAGCCCCTGCGCGACGTCGACGGTGCTGATCACCTTGTTCTTCACCATGTTCGCGTGGCTCTCGGCCGTCTGGATGCTGAAGTTGGTGTAGCTCGTCAGCGGGAAGTCCGGCGGCAGCAACCACGTCGTGCCGGGGAATGGCTCGCAGAACAGCTCGCCCATCTCGTTGCTGGGGTCGACGAGGAGGACGCGGTCGGTG
It contains:
- the LOC119335550 gene encoding fucosyltransferase 2-like, with product MLRRDVEAGSETVAVPPRKTRQRSAGSVAGHWLRHAEAAAPACIRRPMKGLDRRPRRWGCAANAVLLAFIITVPSMVVFFGARTSAPAVWINAANALRLGSAPAHDRLLGGLLADGVDERSCHSRHQSAMYRRRAGRQPSPYLVSKLRQHEALQRRCGPGTAAYSHAQEQLRSGKSHASVGSPECKYLVSISYRGLGNRILATASAFLYAVLTDRVLLVDPSNEMGELFCEPFPGTTWLLPPDFPLTSYTNFSIQTAESHANMVKNKVISTVDVAQGLPAFAYIHLDHDATGEDKQFYCDEDQRVLRDIQWLVMRTDSYIVPGLFLVMAFQEELDMLFPEPDTVFHHLGRYLFHPSNHVWGLVTRYHDAYLAAAHQRVGIQVRVFGSAPNSPELLEQITTCAQKEGLLPELLTAGAPAATTSPPFRRRSKAVLVTSLKAWYYDKLKSMYWEHATVTGEAVGVHQPSHEEYQHFGARSHDTKAWAEIYLLSLTDVLVTSGGSTFGYVAQGLSGLTPWVMFKPDNGSVVPNPPCGRDVSMEPCFHAPPFYDCRIKQGADTGKIVPQVQHCIDVAWGLKVVPPNT